One Oryzomonas sagensis genomic region harbors:
- a CDS encoding tetratricopeptide repeat protein: MTLAGEKRAEEMILRALTISGLSLNVPSGGATLELAKRLVLKNIATLTDPQWELVTSTHDTELFEVLAKRFPDKEKRGQAPPDLFQATDRYSGPSSGDDMSRHKARTVYILGLIALNRVKDATEQAKRMDPEEFQNKEFEKKWHSFDKIRYADGLNQFCKSVLTDRPELPLWKQCGVIASNVSESEGLVAIVDAAAKKSDVGFETRLGIRERQVELLLALDRVDDAVSLLREMIKADAGRETPKVQRGAGFTKLRLAARMCTLGMLLARPDLVKESEDAFLAVLGNEGMRINLSEMTALNVMDTDSPLGVMVDAYLEKGDFAGAENMVVTAMQVMLKAPELTELPGGRELALSSGFLAGHLARLAEIYDRAGRHEDVLSLLEKAAWWGGTDLVDLAEGNNELPAVAARALHAAGRDSLAVEILKSYLLGKPGDDSAYATLTEILGPAVIPWLDGLQARDRFEERPLIWKAQLLLKAGKLDEAEATVRQALKIDPTDGEQKPGNRGRAYVVLADTLRAKGRAEDAAFFDRVVTAIHTAETGDKFTEAGLVRKSIAVYEEASKSFVDAYCVQWRLAERLSSLGDLKAAKKHYEIAFERMPEQFGQVASFCFGCEGVFTHQQSVSVAEEVLTGLVTSTPRKPQVHYLLGQLRESQGRKAEAYRHFLTAADLDPHYLDALKAAYGLRKDVFLSQAEADQLALRMVRLDPLNRHGHLSAGDISDLKGLWSIYEEKGRDGVTIPKTLLTLSASKQELEALLKKFGASSELLELKHNTYRSQRRIPEPGDAVVKNAFVNKLLQATGQGGQMLY; the protein is encoded by the coding sequence GTGACACTGGCAGGCGAGAAACGGGCCGAGGAGATGATCCTCAGGGCATTGACCATATCGGGGCTCTCGTTGAACGTCCCGTCGGGTGGCGCCACCCTGGAGCTCGCCAAGCGTCTTGTCCTGAAAAACATCGCGACGCTTACCGACCCGCAATGGGAACTGGTCACCAGCACCCATGATACCGAACTGTTCGAGGTACTGGCCAAGCGTTTTCCCGACAAGGAGAAGAGGGGGCAGGCACCTCCGGATCTCTTCCAGGCCACTGATCGATACAGCGGTCCCTCCAGCGGGGACGACATGAGTCGGCACAAGGCGCGGACGGTTTACATCCTGGGGCTGATCGCTCTGAACCGTGTGAAGGATGCTACGGAGCAGGCAAAGCGGATGGACCCCGAGGAGTTCCAGAACAAGGAGTTTGAAAAGAAGTGGCATTCTTTCGACAAGATACGCTATGCCGATGGATTGAACCAATTCTGCAAGAGTGTTCTGACTGACCGCCCGGAGTTGCCGCTCTGGAAGCAGTGCGGCGTCATTGCTTCGAATGTCAGTGAGTCCGAGGGGCTGGTCGCCATCGTTGATGCCGCGGCGAAGAAAAGCGATGTGGGGTTCGAGACGCGGCTCGGCATCCGTGAACGGCAGGTCGAACTGCTGCTCGCCCTGGACCGGGTTGACGATGCCGTGTCGCTCCTGAGAGAGATGATCAAGGCCGATGCCGGCCGTGAGACCCCAAAGGTTCAGCGTGGTGCCGGTTTTACAAAGCTGAGGCTGGCGGCCCGCATGTGCACCTTGGGGATGCTCCTGGCCCGCCCCGATCTGGTTAAGGAAAGTGAAGATGCGTTTCTTGCGGTTCTCGGCAATGAAGGAATGCGGATCAACCTATCGGAAATGACGGCCTTAAACGTCATGGATACGGATTCGCCCTTGGGGGTTATGGTCGATGCGTACCTGGAGAAGGGAGACTTCGCCGGCGCGGAGAATATGGTGGTGACTGCCATGCAGGTAATGCTCAAAGCCCCCGAGCTAACGGAGTTGCCGGGCGGACGCGAACTGGCGCTCAGTAGCGGATTCTTAGCCGGGCATCTGGCTCGGCTGGCGGAGATCTATGATCGCGCCGGACGCCACGAGGATGTCTTGTCGCTTCTGGAAAAAGCCGCCTGGTGGGGAGGCACCGACCTGGTGGACCTGGCTGAGGGAAACAACGAACTACCGGCTGTGGCCGCTCGGGCGTTGCACGCGGCGGGCCGCGACAGCTTGGCGGTCGAGATACTCAAGAGCTATCTGCTGGGAAAACCGGGAGATGATTCTGCCTATGCCACCCTGACCGAAATCCTTGGCCCGGCGGTAATCCCCTGGCTCGACGGACTCCAGGCCCGTGATCGGTTTGAGGAACGCCCCTTGATCTGGAAAGCGCAACTCCTCTTGAAGGCTGGGAAGCTTGATGAGGCTGAAGCAACCGTCCGGCAGGCGCTGAAGATCGATCCGACCGACGGCGAACAGAAACCGGGCAACCGGGGCCGTGCGTACGTGGTGCTGGCCGATACTCTCAGGGCCAAAGGGCGTGCCGAAGATGCGGCATTTTTCGACCGGGTTGTTACCGCCATTCACACTGCCGAAACGGGGGACAAATTCACGGAAGCCGGACTCGTCCGGAAGAGTATCGCCGTTTACGAGGAGGCATCCAAAAGTTTTGTTGATGCTTACTGTGTCCAGTGGCGTCTGGCGGAGCGCCTCTCGTCCCTGGGGGACTTGAAAGCGGCGAAGAAGCACTATGAGATCGCCTTTGAACGGATGCCGGAACAATTTGGGCAGGTCGCCAGCTTCTGCTTCGGCTGCGAAGGGGTGTTCACTCACCAGCAGAGCGTCAGCGTTGCCGAGGAGGTGTTGACCGGGCTGGTCACGTCCACTCCTCGCAAGCCGCAGGTTCACTACCTTCTTGGGCAGCTTCGCGAATCCCAGGGACGCAAGGCCGAGGCCTACCGTCATTTCCTGACGGCGGCAGACCTCGATCCGCACTATCTGGATGCCCTCAAGGCGGCATATGGTCTCCGCAAAGATGTGTTCCTCAGCCAGGCCGAGGCAGACCAACTCGCCCTGCGCATGGTTCGTCTCGACCCGTTGAACAGGCATGGGCACCTCAGTGCCGGGGATATTTCCGACCTGAAGGGGCTTTGGTCCATCTATGAAGAAAAAGGGCGGGATGGCGTAACCATCCCCAAAACGCTCCTCACCCTTTCTGCGAGCAAACAGGAGCTTGAAGCGCTGCTCAAGAAGTTTGGCGCAAGCAGTGAACTCCTGGAGTTGAAGCATAACACCTATCGATCCCAGCGGCGCATTCCCGAGCCGGGGGATGCGGTGGTCAAAAATGCCTTCGTCAACAAGTTGCTCCAGGCCACGGGTCAGGGGGGACAGATGTTGTACTAA
- a CDS encoding DUF2787 family protein: MFLNTNNLPWLISKELRTVIHAHISDRFTACVIAFQCRTPAVGHHPAEIAIDTDGTIIFITSFSDAADFSEATEKTSFDFVAREARYDGGEPVPLDGEQGRYQEWEDAFVASSLAGAYRVAVAPILELEERCD; this comes from the coding sequence GTGTTCTTGAATACCAATAACCTGCCGTGGCTCATCTCGAAAGAGCTGCGAACCGTCATCCACGCCCACATCTCCGATCGTTTCACGGCCTGCGTCATTGCCTTTCAATGCCGGACCCCGGCAGTCGGCCACCATCCGGCCGAAATCGCCATCGATACCGACGGCACCATCATCTTCATTACCAGCTTTTCGGATGCCGCCGATTTCTCCGAAGCGACGGAGAAGACCTCCTTCGATTTCGTGGCCAGAGAGGCCCGGTACGATGGCGGGGAACCGGTGCCGTTGGATGGTGAGCAAGGGCGGTACCAGGAGTGGGAAGACGCTTTTGTGGCTTCTTCCCTTGCGGGCGCCTACCGGGTCGCAGTAGCGCCCATACTGGAGTTGGAAGAACGATGCGATTGA
- a CDS encoding ABC transporter substrate-binding protein: MTITASAGLLDATLNHILTGHPETLPVFADAGLGMVADEGLRASFGTVVTLRTLLKARDLNAVLFCRRLDEAIGEAARTARRQPAPTAAGSPLNLFALLPCPLKVPLEEAFEAYLDTLLPEVRASFTYCLEGNANHDVDYYALVEHFESIDDMPDIIVTPGFNSFFHRPFVERFIKPGLFTSVSTFAGDRHLARLGVLDPQGQYTMLAMNLLVMVVDHARLGDRPVPATWRDLLDAAYRKSVAIRGNHDGSFCETLLLTIHKEFGLDGVFRLGENVRYGWHPSQMVKAAASGGADAPAISAMPYFFARHLHGRKGVSIVWPADGALVSPVTMLVKTGKREALQPLIDFFAGPKAAAICAEAAFPAVHPAVDNRLPDDAVFKWVGWEYVKNHDIKAMLAEINATFRHGFAGGGV; this comes from the coding sequence ATGACCATAACCGCCAGCGCCGGCTTGCTCGACGCGACCCTCAACCATATCCTCACCGGCCACCCGGAAACCCTTCCGGTCTTCGCCGACGCCGGCCTGGGCATGGTCGCGGACGAAGGGCTCCGGGCCTCTTTCGGCACGGTGGTGACCCTGCGCACCCTGCTCAAGGCGCGGGATCTCAACGCCGTTCTGTTCTGCCGGCGCCTGGACGAGGCGATTGGTGAGGCCGCCCGTACGGCGCGCAGACAGCCCGCCCCGACCGCGGCGGGCTCCCCCCTCAATCTGTTCGCCCTGCTCCCCTGTCCGCTCAAGGTTCCCCTGGAGGAGGCCTTCGAGGCGTACCTGGACACCCTCCTCCCCGAGGTGCGGGCCTCCTTCACCTACTGCCTGGAGGGAAACGCCAACCACGACGTGGATTACTACGCCCTGGTGGAACACTTCGAGTCCATCGACGATATGCCGGACATCATCGTCACCCCCGGTTTCAACAGTTTCTTCCATCGACCGTTCGTGGAGCGCTTCATCAAGCCGGGCCTGTTCACCAGCGTCTCCACCTTTGCCGGCGACCGCCATCTGGCGCGCTTGGGGGTGCTCGATCCCCAGGGACAGTACACCATGCTGGCCATGAACCTGCTGGTGATGGTGGTCGATCATGCCCGTCTCGGCGACCGGCCCGTTCCCGCAACCTGGCGGGACCTGCTGGATGCGGCATACCGCAAGAGCGTCGCCATCCGCGGCAACCACGACGGCTCCTTCTGCGAGACCCTGTTGTTGACGATCCACAAGGAGTTCGGCCTGGACGGGGTGTTTCGCCTGGGGGAGAACGTCCGCTACGGCTGGCACCCCTCCCAGATGGTCAAGGCCGCAGCCAGCGGCGGTGCGGACGCACCTGCCATCAGCGCCATGCCCTATTTCTTCGCCCGGCATCTGCACGGGAGGAAGGGGGTCAGCATCGTCTGGCCCGCCGACGGCGCCCTGGTCAGCCCGGTGACCATGCTGGTCAAGACCGGCAAGCGGGAGGCGCTGCAGCCGCTGATCGATTTTTTCGCCGGGCCGAAGGCAGCCGCAATCTGCGCCGAAGCCGCGTTCCCGGCGGTCCATCCCGCCGTGGACAACCGCCTGCCGGACGATGCCGTGTTCAAGTGGGTCGGCTGGGAGTATGTGAAAAACCATGACATCAAGGCCATGCTGGCGGAGATCAACGCGACCTTCCGCCATGGCTTCGCCGGGGGCGGGGTATGA
- a CDS encoding GTP-binding protein has translation MRLVTVAGPPSSGKTSVIIKAAEALVGEGITVGVVKFDCLSTGDQALYERRGIAAKTGLSGNLCPDHFFVSNIQECLHWGEQSGFDLLISESAGLCNRCAPHIKDVCAVCVIDNLSGVETPRKIGPMLKMADIVVVTKGDIVSQAEREVFAYRVRQVNPGAVIINVNGLTGQGGYELGRLLSAAEETVSLTGRLLRFTMPAALCSYCLGQRRIGSDYQMGNVRKMDFS, from the coding sequence ATGAGGCTCGTCACCGTGGCCGGGCCGCCGTCGTCGGGCAAGACCTCCGTGATCATCAAGGCGGCCGAGGCGCTCGTGGGGGAGGGGATCACGGTGGGGGTCGTCAAGTTCGACTGCCTCTCCACCGGCGACCAGGCCCTGTACGAGCGCCGGGGCATCGCGGCGAAGACCGGCCTGTCCGGCAACCTCTGTCCCGACCATTTCTTTGTCAGCAATATCCAGGAGTGCCTGCACTGGGGCGAGCAGAGCGGCTTCGACCTGCTGATCTCCGAGAGCGCCGGTCTCTGCAACCGCTGTGCGCCTCACATCAAGGACGTGTGTGCGGTCTGCGTGATCGACAATCTGAGCGGGGTGGAGACGCCGCGCAAGATCGGGCCGATGCTCAAGATGGCGGACATCGTGGTGGTCACCAAGGGGGACATCGTCTCCCAGGCCGAACGGGAGGTGTTCGCCTACCGGGTGCGCCAGGTCAATCCGGGGGCGGTCATCATCAACGTCAACGGCCTCACCGGCCAGGGGGGATACGAACTGGGGCGGCTGTTGTCCGCCGCAGAGGAAACGGTCTCCCTCACCGGCAGGCTGCTGCGCTTCACCATGCCCGCGGCGCTCTGCTCCTACTGCCTCGGCCAGCGCCGCATCGGCAGCGATTACCAGATGGGCAACGTCAGAAAGATGGATTTTTCGTAA
- a CDS encoding ATP-binding cassette domain-containing protein, translated as MDTGNETPSYSAMPSGELLRNYPCAEDFFTAMGLALPPAGESVDAYFGRMTPDTLEELGVERRELGERFDAFMALLVSLREKHTGPTIDSITIQGGVDKSGAAEGFVLTVAPGEVLAIVGPTGSGKSRFLADIEWMAQGDTPTRRRVLINGAVPDPSRRFSLEHKLVAQLSQNMNFVMDLSVEEFIAMHAESRLVNDVAGITRTVIAKANELAGEQFSPRTPVTALSGGQSRALMIADTSCLSTSPIVLIDEIENAGIDRKRAVRTLVDERKIVLMATHDPILALMGDRRLVFKNGGVRAVIATTPAERANMAAFEEMDARLTAVRNALRNGELIEHV; from the coding sequence ATGGACACCGGTAACGAGACACCATCCTACAGCGCCATGCCGAGCGGGGAACTGCTGCGCAACTACCCCTGTGCCGAGGATTTTTTCACCGCCATGGGGCTGGCGCTGCCGCCGGCCGGTGAGTCGGTGGACGCCTATTTCGGGCGCATGACGCCCGATACGCTGGAAGAGCTGGGGGTGGAACGCCGGGAGTTGGGGGAGCGGTTCGACGCCTTCATGGCCCTCTTGGTTTCGCTCCGGGAAAAGCACACCGGCCCGACCATCGATTCCATCACGATCCAGGGTGGCGTGGACAAGAGCGGCGCCGCCGAAGGGTTCGTGCTGACCGTCGCGCCGGGGGAGGTGCTCGCCATCGTCGGCCCGACCGGCTCCGGCAAGAGCCGTTTCCTGGCCGACATCGAATGGATGGCCCAGGGGGACACGCCCACCAGGCGCCGGGTGCTGATCAACGGGGCCGTGCCCGACCCGTCCCGCCGTTTTTCCCTGGAGCACAAGCTGGTGGCCCAGCTCTCCCAGAACATGAACTTCGTCATGGACCTGAGCGTGGAGGAGTTTATCGCCATGCACGCCGAGAGTCGCCTGGTGAACGACGTGGCCGGGATTACCCGCACCGTCATCGCAAAGGCCAACGAACTGGCCGGTGAGCAATTCTCGCCCCGGACCCCGGTCACGGCTCTGTCAGGCGGCCAATCGCGGGCGCTGATGATCGCCGACACCTCCTGCCTCAGTACCTCGCCCATCGTGCTCATCGATGAGATCGAAAACGCCGGCATCGACCGCAAACGGGCGGTGCGGACCCTGGTGGACGAACGGAAGATCGTACTCATGGCCACCCACGACCCGATCCTGGCCCTCATGGGGGACCGGCGTTTGGTGTTCAAGAACGGCGGCGTACGTGCGGTCATCGCCACCACGCCGGCTGAACGGGCCAACATGGCCGCCTTCGAGGAGATGGACGCCCGTTTGACCGCCGTGCGCAACGCGTTGCGCAACGGGGAGCTGATCGAGCATGTCTGA
- the cowN gene encoding N(2)-fixation sustaining protein CowN, which translates to MEATTAAKPDRYVSFIGINGDENSRVLMAMLRRHIDDPERTNPFWEKFKEKLDSVGAPDKTSGRCLDELFLIHSYINNIRELFETYDDQDALELLEKIEEESC; encoded by the coding sequence ATGGAGGCAACAACAGCAGCAAAGCCGGACCGCTACGTATCCTTTATCGGCATCAACGGCGACGAGAATTCCCGGGTGCTGATGGCGATGCTGCGGCGGCATATCGACGACCCGGAACGGACCAATCCGTTCTGGGAGAAGTTCAAGGAAAAGCTGGACAGCGTGGGAGCGCCGGACAAGACCAGCGGCCGCTGCCTCGACGAGCTGTTCCTGATCCACTCGTATATCAATAACATCAGGGAGCTCTTCGAGACCTACGACGACCAGGATGCTTTGGAACTTTTGGAAAAAATCGAGGAGGAGAGCTGCTGA
- a CDS encoding FKBP-type peptidyl-prolyl cis-trans isomerase — protein MAQAQQGSTVTVHYIGTLDNGRIFHSTPDEEPLVFTIGRDQVFPALERAVVGMAVGETVNILIPAAEAYGPRVPENILRVDRAHFPAEKEIIVGQKLSIGFSGGGERVMQIAGITETEVTLDGNHPLAGLDLTFALRLDAIE, from the coding sequence ATGGCACAGGCACAACAGGGCAGCACCGTAACGGTCCACTACATCGGGACCCTCGACAACGGCCGCATCTTCCACAGCACCCCGGACGAGGAGCCGCTCGTCTTCACCATCGGCCGGGATCAGGTCTTTCCGGCCCTGGAACGGGCCGTGGTCGGCATGGCCGTAGGAGAGACGGTCAATATCCTCATTCCGGCCGCCGAGGCCTATGGGCCGCGGGTGCCCGAGAACATCCTCCGGGTGGACCGGGCCCATTTCCCCGCTGAAAAAGAGATCATAGTTGGTCAAAAACTCAGCATCGGCTTTTCGGGAGGCGGGGAACGGGTCATGCAGATCGCCGGGATCACCGAGACCGAGGTAACCCTGGACGGCAACCACCCTCTGGCCGGGCTGGACCTGACCTTTGCCCTGCGGCTGGATGCCATCGAATAG
- a CDS encoding NifB/NifX family molybdenum-iron cluster-binding protein: MKVAFTTSTGVEVDLNFRTSTSFTVWDVRPDEAYYVTTVRITDDAGCEDDRIAIRVKALSGCSIVCAREINGPAAAKLAAGGIHPLKAGVATPVEEIIGRLKNVLRGAPAPWIRKAQIGNDFVAG; this comes from the coding sequence ATGAAGGTCGCTTTCACCACCTCGACCGGCGTCGAGGTCGATCTGAATTTCCGCACATCCACCAGTTTCACCGTCTGGGACGTGAGGCCGGACGAGGCGTACTACGTAACAACGGTACGGATCACAGACGATGCGGGGTGCGAGGATGACAGGATCGCCATCCGCGTCAAAGCGCTCAGCGGATGCTCCATCGTGTGCGCCCGGGAGATCAATGGCCCGGCGGCGGCCAAGCTGGCGGCCGGGGGCATCCACCCTCTGAAGGCCGGCGTGGCCACCCCCGTGGAGGAGATCATCGGCAGGTTGAAGAACGTGCTGCGGGGGGCCCCGGCACCCTGGATTCGCAAGGCGCAGATAGGGAACGACTTTGTTGCGGGGTGA
- a CDS encoding porin, which produces MKRLGILLGVALIAAQAGTASARSLEDVLKEKGVITEEDYKEIQKSSPIKYKLGEGFNFTSADGKFSTSIGGVYQLRYTLMDLDDANNTAAKQAQDSSKFELRRIKLVANGYAYSPDLTYKMTINFANIAGGTTSNGGLLEETYVNYRLLNEVQFRFGQDKVQFGRQWITSSAAQQFVDASAVTNAFVPGYDTGVMIHGKIAGGLVNYNIAGYGGVGQNTYRSTTDNAFAARLTVNPLGDVKYTESDVEYSKSPLVSVGADFYRNTLSATEVNTTNTATGNNLSFAKSTSWYGLGKGLLPAARAFSAGEALDFNMASVDAAFKWRGFSATGEYFFAEADGQTTSHKLRGQGFYAQAGYFVIPKKVEVAYRYSYIDPNRDAVNDLWVENTGAVSWYVNNQNLKVQADYTNVHKQAAIASTSGKNVTDDQQVRFQVQMLF; this is translated from the coding sequence ATGAAAAGGTTGGGAATTTTGTTGGGGGTTGCCCTGATCGCGGCCCAGGCCGGCACGGCTTCGGCACGGAGTCTGGAGGATGTGCTGAAGGAAAAGGGGGTCATCACCGAGGAGGATTACAAGGAAATCCAGAAGAGCAGCCCGATCAAGTACAAGTTGGGCGAAGGGTTCAACTTTACCTCGGCCGACGGGAAGTTCAGCACCTCCATCGGCGGTGTGTATCAGCTCCGCTACACCCTGATGGATCTGGATGATGCCAACAACACCGCCGCCAAGCAGGCCCAGGATTCCAGCAAATTCGAGTTGCGGCGCATCAAGCTGGTTGCCAACGGCTATGCCTATTCCCCGGACCTGACCTACAAGATGACGATCAACTTCGCCAACATCGCCGGCGGCACCACCAGCAACGGCGGTCTTCTGGAAGAGACCTACGTGAACTACCGCCTGCTGAACGAGGTGCAGTTCCGTTTCGGCCAGGACAAGGTCCAGTTCGGCCGCCAGTGGATCACCTCCTCCGCGGCGCAGCAGTTCGTGGACGCCTCGGCGGTGACCAACGCCTTCGTGCCCGGGTATGACACCGGGGTGATGATCCACGGCAAGATCGCCGGCGGACTCGTCAACTACAACATCGCCGGCTACGGCGGGGTAGGGCAGAACACCTACCGCAGCACCACGGACAACGCCTTTGCGGCGCGCCTCACCGTCAACCCCCTGGGCGACGTGAAATACACCGAATCCGACGTGGAGTACAGCAAGAGCCCGCTGGTCTCCGTGGGCGCCGACTTCTACCGGAACACCCTGAGCGCCACCGAAGTCAATACCACCAACACCGCCACCGGCAACAACCTCAGCTTTGCCAAGAGCACCAGCTGGTACGGGCTTGGCAAGGGCCTCCTGCCCGCGGCCAGGGCGTTCAGCGCCGGCGAGGCGCTGGACTTCAACATGGCCAGCGTGGATGCGGCCTTCAAATGGCGCGGCTTCTCGGCCACGGGCGAGTACTTCTTCGCCGAGGCCGACGGCCAGACGACCAGCCACAAGCTGCGCGGTCAGGGCTTCTACGCCCAGGCCGGCTACTTCGTGATCCCGAAGAAGGTGGAGGTGGCCTACCGCTATTCCTACATCGACCCGAACCGCGACGCGGTGAACGACCTGTGGGTTGAGAACACCGGTGCGGTGTCGTGGTACGTGAACAACCAAAACCTGAAGGTCCAGGCGGACTACACCAATGTCCACAAGCAGGCGGCCATCGCCTCCACAAGCGGCAAGAACGTCACCGACGATCAGCAGGTGCGTTTCCAGGTCCAGATGCTGTTCTGA
- a CDS encoding TOBE domain-containing protein, producing MKCSQEGAKLELSGAVWLNKEDRKFLGGDRISLLEQIGELGSITKAAKAVGVSYKTAWDLVNMINNLADKPLVDRLTGGKGGGGTTLTAEGKKVLREFQIIQEEHRKFLGNIAEKLGDADSLYQLLRRIAMKVSARNVFAGTVARIVKGAVNAEVDLTLKGGATIAAVVTNGAVDNLGLAVGKEAYAIIKASSVIVGIDLHDAKLSARNLMCGTVAKVIEGPVSAEVDVEVGGGNTVSAVITHESSRNLGLTVGGHACVIFKASSVIIGVS from the coding sequence ATGAAATGTTCACAGGAAGGTGCCAAGCTGGAGCTCTCCGGGGCCGTCTGGCTGAACAAGGAAGACCGGAAGTTCCTGGGGGGCGACCGGATCAGTCTGCTGGAGCAGATCGGCGAGCTGGGCTCGATCACCAAGGCTGCGAAGGCGGTCGGCGTCAGCTACAAAACCGCCTGGGACCTGGTGAACATGATCAACAACCTGGCCGACAAGCCCTTGGTCGATCGTTTGACCGGGGGCAAGGGCGGGGGAGGGACCACCCTCACCGCCGAGGGGAAGAAGGTCCTGCGGGAGTTTCAGATCATCCAGGAAGAGCATCGCAAGTTTTTGGGCAATATCGCCGAGAAACTGGGCGATGCCGACAGCCTGTACCAACTACTGAGGAGGATTGCCATGAAAGTCAGCGCGCGTAACGTATTTGCCGGAACCGTGGCCAGGATCGTCAAGGGTGCGGTCAATGCCGAGGTCGACCTGACCCTCAAGGGGGGAGCCACCATCGCGGCTGTCGTCACCAACGGCGCCGTCGATAACCTGGGATTGGCGGTGGGGAAAGAGGCCTATGCCATCATCAAGGCCAGTTCGGTCATCGTCGGCATCGATCTGCACGATGCCAAGCTCAGCGCCCGGAACCTGATGTGCGGCACGGTCGCCAAGGTCATCGAGGGGCCGGTCAGCGCCGAGGTGGATGTGGAAGTGGGGGGCGGCAACACCGTCAGCGCCGTCATCACCCATGAGAGCAGCAGAAACCTGGGCCTGACCGTGGGCGGCCATGCCTGTGTCATCTTCAAGGCCTCCAGCGTCATCATTGGCGTGAGTTGA
- the modD gene encoding ModD protein, giving the protein MLACLSDGEIERFLEEDLPYGDLTTHVLGIGHQPGTIAFATREDTTLCCTEEAGRVLEKCGCRISTLEPSGTRCAPGTVFLAAAGTAQALHAGWKVALNLLEYASGIASRTARIVRAAREVNPGVVVVTTRKSFPGTKKIAIKAICAGGALPHRLGLSETVLVFKQHTAFLGGLDAFLAGIADLRAGAPENRIIVEAENAAEALRIAGAGVDVVQVDKLPPAELRHLVADVRTRGRQVKISAAGGINEGNVAEYAATGVDIIVLSSVYFGKPADIGVQLVPRGE; this is encoded by the coding sequence ATGCTTGCCTGTCTGTCTGACGGGGAGATCGAACGTTTTTTGGAAGAGGATCTTCCCTATGGCGATTTGACCACCCATGTGCTCGGCATCGGCCACCAGCCGGGCACCATCGCCTTTGCCACCCGCGAGGACACGACCCTCTGCTGCACCGAGGAGGCGGGCCGGGTGCTGGAAAAATGCGGCTGCCGCATTTCGACCCTGGAGCCGAGCGGGACGCGCTGTGCCCCCGGCACGGTCTTTCTGGCCGCCGCAGGAACGGCACAGGCCCTGCATGCCGGTTGGAAGGTCGCCCTGAACCTGTTGGAGTACGCCTCGGGCATCGCCTCCCGGACCGCCAGGATCGTCCGGGCCGCCCGAGAGGTAAATCCGGGCGTCGTCGTGGTGACCACCCGCAAGTCCTTTCCCGGCACCAAAAAGATCGCCATCAAAGCCATCTGCGCCGGCGGGGCGCTGCCCCATCGCCTGGGGCTGTCGGAAACCGTGCTGGTATTCAAGCAGCACACCGCCTTTCTGGGGGGGCTGGATGCGTTTCTGGCGGGTATTGCCGATCTGCGGGCCGGGGCGCCGGAAAACCGGATCATCGTCGAGGCGGAGAACGCCGCGGAGGCGCTACGCATTGCCGGGGCCGGGGTGGATGTGGTCCAGGTGGACAAGCTGCCGCCCGCCGAGTTGCGGCACCTGGTGGCGGATGTGCGCACCAGGGGGCGGCAGGTGAAAATCTCCGCGGCAGGCGGCATCAACGAGGGAAACGTGGCGGAATATGCCGCCACCGGTGTGGACATCATCGTCCTCTCGTCGGTCTACTTCGGCAAGCCTGCGGATATCGGCGTCCAACTGGTTCCCCGTGGGGAGTGA
- the modA gene encoding molybdate ABC transporter substrate-binding protein codes for MNRIVSTLVVALACLLPVTALAGEINLFVAASMREVVNELSADFAMKNSGVTFKKNYGASGALAKQIENGAPADIFISANVEWMDYMKKKKLADDRSVATFAYNSLVFAGRPGVKAASLHDVTKLEKIAIGSPKSVPAGEYATEAFRKAEIDKQLEKKLVMAKDVRECLLYADRGEVDGAFVYKTDALQVAKSAKILFTVPQQYYPRVTYPMALTVTGGKKAEAAGFYRFLQSAEAKAVLAKHGFLVK; via the coding sequence ATGAATCGAATCGTATCTACCCTGGTTGTCGCACTGGCCTGTCTGCTGCCCGTAACCGCCCTGGCCGGCGAGATCAACCTGTTTGTGGCGGCCAGCATGCGGGAGGTTGTCAATGAGTTGTCCGCCGACTTTGCCATGAAGAACAGCGGCGTGACCTTCAAGAAAAACTACGGCGCCTCCGGTGCCCTGGCCAAGCAGATCGAGAACGGCGCTCCGGCGGATATCTTCATCTCGGCCAACGTGGAGTGGATGGATTACATGAAGAAAAAGAAACTGGCCGACGACAGGAGCGTTGCCACCTTTGCCTACAATTCCCTGGTGTTCGCCGGTCGGCCGGGAGTGAAGGCCGCCAGCCTGCATGACGTGACCAAGTTGGAGAAGATCGCCATCGGCAGCCCCAAGAGCGTGCCGGCCGGGGAATACGCCACCGAGGCCTTCCGGAAGGCCGAGATCGACAAGCAGCTGGAGAAGAAGCTGGTCATGGCCAAGGACGTGCGCGAGTGCCTGCTGTACGCCGACCGGGGCGAGGTCGACGGCGCCTTCGTTTATAAAACCGACGCCCTGCAGGTGGCCAAGAGCGCCAAGATCCTGTTCACGGTGCCCCAGCAGTACTACCCGCGGGTTACCTACCCCATGGCCCTGACCGTGACCGGCGGCAAGAAGGCCGAGGCCGCAGGTTTCTATCGGTTCCTGCAGTCTGCAGAGGCTAAGGCCGTCCTTGCCAAACACGGCTTTCTCGTGAAATAG